In the genome of Archangium lipolyticum, the window TCCTCTCGCGCTCCGGGTAGCTGGGTACTTCGACCGCCTCGAGAGGGAGAGCCCGCGTGAACGTGGAAATCCGCTTCCTGGATGCCATTGAAGCCGCGTCCCACCTGGACGCCCTGGTGGAACTGCTCAGGGACTCCGTGGACAACGGGGCCTCCGTGGGCTTCCTGCCGCCTCTGGAGGCCGCCGAGGCTCGCGCCTACTGGCAGGGCGTGATGGCCGAGCTCGCCTCACCCTCGCGTGGCCTCGCGCTGGCCTGGGTGGATGGCAAGGTCGCCGGCACCGCCCAGCTCGTCGAGGCCGACAAGGCCAACGCCCGTCACCGCGCCGAGGTGTCCAAGGTGTTGGTCCATTCCTCCTTCCGCCGCCGGGGCGTCGGGGCCGCCCTCATGCGCGCCGTGGAGGCTCGGGCCCGGGCTCGCGGGAAGAGCACCCTCGTGCTCGACACCCGCGAAGGCGAGCCCTCCGAGCAGCTCTACCAGTCCCTCGGCTGGATTCGCGTCGGCTCGATTCCCCAGTACGCGGAGATCGCCGGCGGTGTCCTGGTCCCCACCGTCGTCTACTACAAGCTGCTCGGCGACTCGGGACGGTGACGCCTCGTCCTACCGGGGCATGCGCTCGAGCCGGATGGAGTGGCCCTCGGGGCGCGTCACCACGACGAGCGCCCCGTCCCCGGTCCGGGTGAGGCACTTCTCCACCGAGTCCGGCGCCGGCTCCATGCACAGGCGCCCCTCCGGCCCGGGCTCCAACCGCACCTCGCGGCGCTCCAGCTCCACCGGTGGCAGGTGTGCGGAGACCACGTTGAGGAACGTCCCCTTCCCGTCCTCCCGCACCTGCAACTGCAGCAGGCCCACGTAACGCTCGGGCCGGCCGTTGTACGTGCCCGGCTCCACCTGGGGGCCCGCCGCCCGCGACCGTGCGCACCCCGCGCCTCCGGAGGCCGCCAGCACGAGGCTCGCGAGCAGCACCCGGATCGGCCGCGGGCGCACATGGCGCCTCCGTTCTGGAGCCGACGCGCTCACCTCGACGGCGGCCGTACCTGCACCGTCGAGCGGAGGAACTGCCCCTCCGGGCCGTACTCGCGGATGATGCGCTGGTTTCCCTCCTGGTGCGCCACCACCTTCACCACGGGCACCAGGCCCTCGGGCGTCTCCGCGAATCGCAGGTTGGCCGGCACTTCCGACACGTTCACCGTCTGCGTCACCTGCTGCGTCTTGCCGTCGATGTACTGGATGCTTCCAGGGTGCTTGGGCTCGCTCATGGGCTGGGCTCCTCTTCCTTCCGCGCTCTCCACACTCTCACCGCTTCCCGGCGAGCAGCTCGTCGATGATCTTGAATCTCTCCGGCATCATCGCCCGGAACTCGGCCTCGCGGGGCGTTCCCTTCGCCTGTTGGTAGATGAGTAGCGTCTCCGCGAAGTCCTCGCCCGGCGACGCCTTCGCGTACCCCGACGCCACCAGCCCGTCGCTCTTCGCCGCCGCCTTCCAGTCGTCCCAGCGCTTGTCGCTGTCCTGGCTCCCCCACTTCTGCATCGACAGCGTGTGGCCCGTCTCGTGGATCATCGTCCCGTCGAGATAGTCCTGCGTCATCTTCGTCTGGCTCGGGTAGACGGTGATGCTCCCCTCCGCTCCCGCCGTCATGTACGAGCGGAAGTTGGGATCGTTGTACGTCCTGGCCCAGTAGGCGTCGTCCGGGTTCTGCTTGCCGTCCACCACCACCTGCTTCACCAGCGCGCGGCTCGAGGCCGGCAGCGCCGCCAGCCCCTTGGCCACCTCGTCGATGCTGTGAATCACCCCCGCGGACTTGTCCGGCGTCTTCGGCATGTAGACGGGGATCTTCTTCCCGTCGACCTCCACCTCGTACTTGATGGCGTCCGCCTTGCCCGAGCGGAAGTCGAAGTCCTTCACGTCCGAGGGGCCATTGAGCTTGTACGGCAGGCGCTTGGTGTCGAAGCTTCCGGCCGGCGTATCCACCAGGCCCGGAGTCGCCGGCTGGTCGGTGAGGAACTGCTGGAGCTGCGTCCGCTGCCCGGCGGCATCGGCCTTCTTGTAGGCGTCCGAGCTCAGCAGCGTGTCCAGCCCCCGGCGCGCGGGCGTGGAGATCTCCACGTTGGTGCCCCCCACGTAGCGCAGGAGCTTCTGCTTGTCGGCGTCGGCCAGTCCCTGGAAGCCGGGCGAGCCGGCCAGTTGCACGAGCGTGTTCCGGGCCGGGTCGTCCTTGGGGTGCAGGGCGAGCTGCTCGAGCGCCGTGGACTTCACCGCGTCGTTGAGGTTGCGGAACTTGTCGCTGCCCGTGAGCCCCTGGACGTCCTGCAGCAGCTTCGCGTCGGCGGGCGCCCGGTCCAGCGCCGCGAGCGCCTGCTTCTGGTGCGCGGCGTTGAGCTGGCCAAACCCCGGGCTCAGCGCGAGCGCGGTGAGGTTCTTCTGGGCGTTGACGTCATTGGGGTGCCGGCCCAGCGCGCCGAGCAGCTGCGTGCTCGTGTCCGAGTTGAGCTTGCGGAAGCTGGCATCCCCCGCGAGGTCCCTCAACCCGTGCGCCAGCTGGCGATTGCTCGGGGCCTTGTCCAGCGTCTCGAGCATCTGCCTCTGGTGCGTGAGGCTCAACTGGGAGAATCCGTCGCTCTTCACCAGGTCGGACAGGTTGTCCTGGGCGATGGGGTTGCCCTTGAGCTTCTCCATCCGCGCGAGGATTTCCTTCTCCAGCCCGTCATCCAGACGTTTGAACTTCGGATCCTTCTGGATGGCCGCCGACTCGTCCGGACCCTGCGGCCTGGGCTTCGCGGGCGCGGTGCCCTCGAAGGTACTCTGGGCCACCCGGTTCTCGGCGCGGTTGCTTCCACTGGAAGACTCGGTGCCCGTCGTGGGCGCGGGCTTCGCCGCGTCCTGCGCCTTCTTGGGCTGCTGTGGCCCCTCGTCGATTCCCGAGGGACGTTGGGGACCACTGCCTGCTCCACCGATTCGGCTGACCATACAGGGCTCCAGGCTCGCCCGGGTGCGCGGGGATCCGGCGTCTCCGGGGCTCGAGCGAGCGCGCATTGTAGCGCCAACGGTGACTCGGAGTGAACCCCCGGCGCCCCTCGGCGCGCGCCCCAGGAGGGCTCTCCCTGAAGCGCCCGCCATCCGTCCGCTCAGCCGCCATGAGAGCGGCCGCCCGCGGCTCACATTCCCGCCCACTCCTCTCCTTCTGGGAAAACCCATAGGAGGCTCCCATGGCTACTCCCGCCCCCGCGGCTCGACAGGCCCTCAAGGACGCCAACGCGCGTTGGCCCAAGCGCAAGAAGGCTTCCGACGGCATCATGGGCGACGTTCGCCACCAGAAGACGAAGTCTGACCATAACGTCGGCAACGCCGTCGACATCACCCATGATCCGGCATCGGGCGCCACCGGTGATGAGATCGCCAGGCACGCGTTGAACGACAGCCGCGTCACCTACGTCATCTGGAACAAGCGCATCAATTCCAGGGATGGGCGCGGGTGGCGCCCCTACCGCGGCAGCAATCCGCACACCCATCATTGTCATATCAGCATTCGCGCCTCGGCTCGCAGCGACACCCGCCACTGGGGCTGGGCCCGTGGGGTGACCCCGCCGCCTCCTCCCCCCTCGCGCCGTCCTCCTCCCAAAACGCTACCCGCACGCAACCTCAAGCGCGGCTCCAAGGGCCCCGACGTGCAGAAGCTCCAGGCCGCCCTGGTCAAGCTGGGTCACATGACTCAGGCTCAGGTGAACACCGGCCCCGGCATCTTCGGCCCTCAGACCGAGCTCGCTCTCAAGAAGTTCCAGGCCCGTCACGGTGTCCCGTCCACCGGCTTCTATGGGCCGCTGACTCGCGCCGCCTTCTCGAAGCTGGGCTTGTGAGGGTGCACGGGCAGCTCACCCTCTTCTTCCCTCACCCCAGCCCTCTCCCAGAGGGAGAGGGGTTGTTTGGGC includes:
- a CDS encoding peptidoglycan-binding domain-containing protein, which encodes MATPAPAARQALKDANARWPKRKKASDGIMGDVRHQKTKSDHNVGNAVDITHDPASGATGDEIARHALNDSRVTYVIWNKRINSRDGRGWRPYRGSNPHTHHCHISIRASARSDTRHWGWARGVTPPPPPPSRRPPPKTLPARNLKRGSKGPDVQKLQAALVKLGHMTQAQVNTGPGIFGPQTELALKKFQARHGVPSTGFYGPLTRAAFSKLGL
- a CDS encoding GNAT family N-acetyltransferase — encoded protein: MNVEIRFLDAIEAASHLDALVELLRDSVDNGASVGFLPPLEAAEARAYWQGVMAELASPSRGLALAWVDGKVAGTAQLVEADKANARHRAEVSKVLVHSSFRRRGVGAALMRAVEARARARGKSTLVLDTREGEPSEQLYQSLGWIRVGSIPQYAEIAGGVLVPTVVYYKLLGDSGR
- a CDS encoding putative zinc-binding metallopeptidase translates to MVSRIGGAGSGPQRPSGIDEGPQQPKKAQDAAKPAPTTGTESSSGSNRAENRVAQSTFEGTAPAKPRPQGPDESAAIQKDPKFKRLDDGLEKEILARMEKLKGNPIAQDNLSDLVKSDGFSQLSLTHQRQMLETLDKAPSNRQLAHGLRDLAGDASFRKLNSDTSTQLLGALGRHPNDVNAQKNLTALALSPGFGQLNAAHQKQALAALDRAPADAKLLQDVQGLTGSDKFRNLNDAVKSTALEQLALHPKDDPARNTLVQLAGSPGFQGLADADKQKLLRYVGGTNVEISTPARRGLDTLLSSDAYKKADAAGQRTQLQQFLTDQPATPGLVDTPAGSFDTKRLPYKLNGPSDVKDFDFRSGKADAIKYEVEVDGKKIPVYMPKTPDKSAGVIHSIDEVAKGLAALPASSRALVKQVVVDGKQNPDDAYWARTYNDPNFRSYMTAGAEGSITVYPSQTKMTQDYLDGTMIHETGHTLSMQKWGSQDSDKRWDDWKAAAKSDGLVASGYAKASPGEDFAETLLIYQQAKGTPREAEFRAMMPERFKIIDELLAGKR